In Haladaptatus paucihalophilus DX253, the following proteins share a genomic window:
- a CDS encoding VOC family protein has product MYPRPKGRGFSLATSITGRFAQLGGETARVELIEYERDDGDAGNSDEGNETSVADRTDDADDGRARDVYETGAKHLGLRTDDIEQVYATLPEDVETISEPQTTGSGTRICFLRDPDGNAVELLEL; this is encoded by the coding sequence CTGTATCCCCGCCCTAAAGGACGGGGTTTTAGCCTTGCAACTTCCATAACCGGCCGCTTCGCCCAACTCGGGGGCGAGACGGCCCGCGTCGAACTCATCGAGTACGAGAGGGACGACGGCGATGCGGGCAATTCGGACGAGGGGAACGAGACCAGTGTCGCGGACCGCACGGACGACGCGGACGACGGCCGCGCCCGTGACGTGTACGAAACCGGCGCGAAACACCTCGGACTACGGACGGACGACATCGAGCAAGTCTACGCGACCCTGCCCGAGGACGTGGAAACCATCAGCGAACCGCAGACGACCGGCAGCGGGACGCGGATTTGCTTCCTCCGGGACCCCGACGGGAACGCGGTCGAACTCCTCGAACTGTAG
- a CDS encoding RNA-guided endonuclease InsQ/TnpB family protein: protein MSRTVRTFEATIANQRQVRDDLDQLGWAASKLWNVGRYYTQEQWDETGEIPDDGELKAELKGHERYTDLHSQSSQRVLEELAEAFNGWFGKRRNGDDRARPPGYRKNGDSHPRSTVSFKVAGFKHDAQFTRVRLSKGRNLKEHRSDFILCEYQTRPDVDLTEWDIQQVRAVYKRDEWRLQFVCRTTIDPEPPGDEVAGVDLGICNFAAISFGGESVLYPGGALKEDEYYFTKKKAKCDDSSSREATRLDRTRTGRRTHFLHVLSKAIVEECVERGVGRLVVGDLGGLREDDENGESRNWGDHGNLDLHGWAFDRFTTLLDYKAEAEGIDVELVSERDTSKSCSCCGHTDDNQRVERGLYVCETCDTVANADVNGAENIRQKVLPSLAIDGGDRDNGWLAQPAVHLFDRSEGVFAPREQVVNREP, encoded by the coding sequence ATGAGTCGAACCGTCCGAACCTTCGAGGCCACGATTGCGAACCAGCGACAGGTTCGTGACGACCTCGACCAACTCGGATGGGCCGCCTCAAAACTCTGGAACGTCGGTCGCTACTACACGCAAGAACAGTGGGACGAAACGGGCGAGATTCCCGATGACGGGGAACTCAAAGCCGAACTCAAAGGCCACGAACGCTACACGGACTTGCATTCGCAATCCAGTCAGCGCGTTCTCGAAGAACTCGCTGAAGCGTTCAACGGCTGGTTCGGCAAGCGTCGGAACGGCGACGACCGTGCCCGACCGCCCGGCTACCGCAAAAACGGAGACTCCCACCCGCGTTCAACCGTGTCGTTCAAAGTGGCTGGCTTCAAGCACGACGCACAGTTCACCCGTGTTCGCCTCTCGAAAGGCCGCAACCTCAAAGAACACCGCTCGGACTTCATCCTGTGCGAGTACCAGACGCGCCCGGATGTTGACCTGACCGAGTGGGACATTCAACAGGTTCGCGCCGTCTACAAACGCGACGAGTGGCGGTTACAATTCGTCTGTCGCACCACTATCGACCCGGAACCGCCGGGTGACGAGGTGGCTGGTGTTGACCTTGGGATTTGCAACTTTGCCGCTATCTCGTTTGGTGGTGAGTCGGTTTTGTATCCGGGTGGCGCACTCAAAGAAGACGAATACTACTTCACAAAGAAGAAAGCCAAGTGCGACGATTCGTCGTCCCGGGAGGCTACTCGTCTCGACCGGACACGGACGGGTCGTCGGACGCACTTCTTGCACGTACTCTCGAAAGCGATTGTTGAGGAGTGCGTCGAACGAGGTGTCGGTAGACTTGTCGTTGGCGACCTCGGCGGCCTCCGAGAAGACGATGAGAACGGCGAGTCTCGGAACTGGGGCGACCACGGTAATCTCGACTTGCACGGGTGGGCGTTCGACCGCTTCACGACGCTACTCGACTATAAGGCAGAAGCCGAGGGTATCGACGTGGAGTTGGTGTCAGAACGCGATACGTCGAAGTCGTGTTCGTGTTGTGGTCACACGGACGATAACCAGCGGGTTGAACGCGGGTTGTACGTGTGTGAGACGTGCGATACGGTTGCGAACGCGGACGTGAACGGCGCGGAGAACATTCGGCAAAAGGTACTCCCGAGTCTCGCCATAGACGGCGGAGATAGGGATAACGGCTGGTTGGCACAGCCAGCGGTTCACCTGTTCGACCGTAGTGAGGGTGTTTTCGCCCCACGAGAACAGGTCGTGAACCGCGAACCGTAA
- a CDS encoding VOC family protein yields MAHPSVHHHGISVSDLDRAVEFYSDVLGLELLDRYTLSDDALATAIGSGPLTSSPP; encoded by the coding sequence ATGGCACACCCCAGCGTGCACCACCACGGAATCTCCGTCTCGGACCTCGACCGCGCGGTCGAATTCTACAGCGACGTGCTCGGATTGGAGCTGCTCGACCGCTACACGCTCTCTGACGACGCGCTCGCAACGGCCATCGGGAGCGGACCGTTGACATCCTCCCCGCCCTGA